From the genome of Kaistella daneshvariae, one region includes:
- a CDS encoding AAA family ATPase, which produces MTTLEFKSKISENTQTINVNNGITTFIGGNGSGKSSILEAIFEKYIEDDNFRVICFSSGQNELFTELFNKHKQTNRKYLRERNEPIQSFYFNNEWIKLLIFWSSIFKENGLVRTYLKEKGYIEVDNLGDDISSRLDFRFRVRKNYVLNIRKEIEKEELGNNENDEGYELQENLLRKTEFHETLEKIINVFDIDFDFQNNDNLVKRWLTFDSKKAFEVFTHKNVNKLFSFWALATNGWLSNSELSEFNLRFKNNIQFKHLSDGEYQILSTYAIIDLFDNENTIFLFDEIDSHLYYKNLSKMWGVLNNSQGIIITTTHISESILHNKIENIKVIENGRIEESLTFLELSNRLNNIVGQRNYQFKILSRVQYPVIIDNINDWTIFKKLAIKKMGAEVSIILNKFLPIAKTSSFNNTAEIFGKGKLLFIDEFRKEICGAEILTKEMFLICDKDVLPDNQINQNLTVNIHRDFNDVKSFNNNQTRTHLLSWKRREIENYLLAPSLFEAKNCNDAVNSLYNLPNYDIGNNLDNITDFRNGDFKTVLRPLYNIDGSGFNEEMLEEMISHIQVDEISNDIELVYNYLKDTIA; this is translated from the coding sequence ATGACCACATTAGAATTTAAAAGTAAGATTTCAGAAAATACCCAAACCATTAATGTAAATAATGGCATTACTACTTTTATCGGTGGTAATGGTTCTGGTAAATCGTCAATTTTGGAAGCAATTTTCGAAAAATATATTGAAGATGACAATTTTAGAGTTATATGTTTCAGTTCTGGACAAAATGAGCTTTTTACTGAACTTTTCAATAAACATAAACAAACAAATCGGAAATATTTAAGAGAGAGAAACGAGCCAATTCAATCATTTTATTTTAATAATGAATGGATTAAATTATTGATTTTCTGGTCTTCTATTTTCAAAGAAAATGGACTAGTAAGAACTTATTTAAAAGAAAAAGGATATATCGAAGTTGACAATTTAGGTGATGATATTTCAAGCAGACTAGATTTTAGATTTAGAGTGAGAAAAAATTACGTCCTTAACATTAGGAAAGAAATCGAGAAAGAAGAGTTAGGGAATAATGAAAATGATGAAGGATATGAATTGCAGGAAAACCTACTACGGAAAACCGAATTTCATGAGACTTTAGAGAAAATTATTAATGTTTTTGATATTGATTTTGACTTTCAGAATAATGATAATTTAGTTAAAAGATGGTTGACATTCGACTCGAAAAAAGCTTTTGAAGTGTTTACGCATAAAAATGTCAACAAATTATTTAGTTTTTGGGCTTTAGCAACCAATGGCTGGTTGTCAAATTCTGAATTATCAGAATTCAATTTAAGGTTTAAGAACAATATTCAATTTAAACATTTGAGTGATGGAGAGTATCAAATTTTATCAACTTATGCCATAATAGACTTATTCGACAATGAAAATACGATTTTTTTGTTTGATGAAATCGACTCTCATTTGTATTACAAGAACTTGAGCAAGATGTGGGGAGTATTAAATAATTCACAAGGAATAATTATTACAACAACTCACATTTCAGAATCTATCTTACATAATAAAATTGAGAATATTAAAGTAATTGAAAACGGAAGAATTGAAGAAAGTTTGACTTTTTTGGAACTCTCGAATAGATTAAACAATATAGTTGGACAGAGAAATTATCAATTTAAGATTTTGTCAAGAGTTCAATATCCTGTGATAATAGATAATATTAATGATTGGACAATTTTCAAAAAATTGGCTATAAAAAAAATGGGTGCAGAGGTTTCTATTATTCTCAATAAATTTTTACCAATAGCAAAGACTTCTAGTTTCAATAATACAGCAGAAATATTTGGTAAAGGTAAATTGTTGTTTATCGATGAATTTAGAAAAGAAATTTGTGGTGCAGAAATTTTAACAAAGGAGATGTTTTTAATTTGTGATAAAGATGTATTGCCTGACAATCAAATTAATCAAAATTTAACTGTCAACATTCATAGAGATTTTAACGACGTTAAAAGTTTTAATAATAATCAAACCAGAACTCATCTCCTTTCGTGGAAACGAAGAGAAATCGAAAATTATCTATTAGCACCTTCTCTATTTGAAGCAAAGAATTGTAATGACGCCGTAAATTCACTTTACAATTTGCCGAATTATGATATTGGAAATAATTTGGACAACATTACAGATTTTAGAAATGGAGATTTCAAAACTGTTTTGAGACCATTGTACAATATAGATGGTTCAGGGTTTAATGAAGAAATGCTTGAAGAAATGATTAGTCACATTCAAGTAGATGAAATTTCTAATGATATAGAATTAGTTTATAATTACTTAAAAGATACGATTGCATAA
- a CDS encoding type I restriction-modification system subunit M — MSDIQNKIDRITDILRRDDGISGAMHYTEQISWILFLKFLNDFEINKADEAILKGKEYEYVIRKDLRWENWACPKDENGKLDVKRALTGSDLIEFVNKILFSYLQEFKNNSNDPKSIKYKIGAIFEFLDNRIASGHTLREVLDIIDSLDFQSSDELFELSHIYENLLKGMGSDGGNSGEFYTPRAIIKAMVETVDPQVGETIYDGAVGSAGFLVEAFEYLVKPEKKSKYSASDWETIQTNTFYGQEKTSLGYVMGMMNMILHGIESPNVYKGNTLTQNIRDFQEKDRHNVILANPPFGGKEKSQIQQNFPIETNATEMLFIQHFMKMLKLEGRAAIVIPEGVLFQANNAFKKIKQDLLEGFNVHTIVSLPSGVFLPYSGVKTNILYFDRKGATSKIWYYDVTPPYKLTKNKPIAYEHMQEFVELFKNPNKRNHTNGKSVEGCNNWTVSVEDIVDYDISAKNPHKVVEVEHLTPIKLLSKIRDNEKKINDFINQIEFLIHG, encoded by the coding sequence ATGAGCGACATACAAAATAAAATAGATCGAATAACTGACATTCTTAGAAGAGATGACGGTATCAGTGGAGCAATGCATTACACTGAACAAATCTCATGGATTCTATTTCTAAAATTCTTAAATGACTTTGAAATCAACAAAGCGGATGAAGCAATTCTAAAAGGCAAAGAATATGAATATGTTATCCGTAAAGATTTAAGATGGGAAAACTGGGCTTGCCCTAAGGATGAGAACGGAAAACTAGATGTCAAAAGAGCTTTAACTGGGAGTGATTTAATTGAATTTGTTAACAAAATCTTGTTCAGTTATTTACAAGAATTCAAAAACAACAGCAATGATCCTAAATCAATTAAGTATAAAATCGGAGCAATTTTCGAGTTTTTAGATAACAGAATTGCAAGCGGTCATACATTAAGAGAAGTTTTAGATATTATTGATAGCTTGGATTTTCAAAGTTCTGATGAATTATTTGAGCTATCTCATATTTATGAAAACCTGCTAAAAGGAATGGGTTCTGATGGTGGTAATTCTGGTGAATTTTATACGCCAAGAGCCATTATTAAAGCAATGGTCGAAACTGTTGATCCGCAAGTTGGAGAAACCATCTACGATGGCGCTGTAGGTAGTGCGGGTTTCCTCGTAGAAGCTTTTGAATATCTAGTGAAACCTGAAAAAAAATCAAAATATTCAGCAAGTGATTGGGAAACAATTCAAACCAATACTTTTTACGGACAGGAAAAAACTTCTTTGGGTTATGTAATGGGCATGATGAACATGATTTTACACGGTATTGAAAGCCCGAATGTTTATAAAGGGAATACTTTAACTCAAAATATCAGAGATTTTCAAGAAAAGGACAGACATAATGTAATACTTGCGAATCCACCATTTGGCGGTAAAGAGAAGTCACAGATTCAACAGAATTTCCCCATTGAAACCAACGCAACAGAAATGCTATTCATTCAGCATTTTATGAAAATGTTGAAATTAGAAGGACGGGCAGCGATTGTGATTCCTGAAGGCGTTTTGTTTCAAGCAAACAATGCCTTTAAAAAAATTAAACAAGACCTTTTAGAAGGCTTCAATGTTCATACGATTGTGAGTTTACCAAGTGGAGTGTTTTTGCCTTATAGTGGTGTTAAAACAAACATTCTTTACTTTGATAGAAAAGGTGCTACGTCTAAAATTTGGTATTATGATGTAACACCGCCTTACAAGTTAACAAAGAATAAACCGATTGCATACGAACACATGCAGGAGTTTGTAGAATTATTTAAAAACCCAAACAAGAGAAATCATACTAATGGTAAATCAGTCGAAGGTTGTAACAATTGGACAGTTTCTGTTGAAGATATTGTAGATTACGACATCAGTGCCAAAAATCCACATAAGGTTGTAGAAGTGGAACACCTAACACCAATCAAACTTTTATCTAAAATAAGAGATAATGAGAAAAAGATAAATGATTTTATAAACCAAATTGAATTTTTGATACATGGATAA
- a CDS encoding restriction endonuclease subunit S, with amino-acid sequence MDNFKEVLVKDIAKKIQYGYTGKTVKSGNYKYLRITDIQNQKVDWDNVPISDISSEPEIEKYKLEPNDILFARTGATVGKSFLVEEVQNSIFASYLIRIKPKENIYPKFLYLFFQSENYWQQIRGHEVGAAQPNVNGQKLGLIKIPLPKMEIQKVIVSKLDEIFLKIDKSILLLEENLKHSKALLLSILDEEFGKLDCKQVEIGQILEKTINLNPITEFKEKEFTYIDITSINNVQYSIDNPKILKGKDAPSRAKKVVKQGDIVFATTRPNLKNIAIVKEDYINPIASTGFCVLRPLETKLNNEYLFYFLTSQKVQELITPFIKGAQYPAISDKDLLSIKIPLPNSISEQKKVVSTIKLITDTTNNFINEIQIKLDNMKALKSSLLDQAFKGEL; translated from the coding sequence ATGGATAATTTTAAAGAGGTATTGGTTAAAGATATTGCAAAAAAAATTCAATACGGTTATACTGGAAAAACTGTAAAATCAGGTAACTACAAATATTTACGAATAACAGACATTCAAAATCAAAAAGTTGATTGGGATAATGTTCCAATAAGTGATATATCTTCTGAACCTGAAATAGAAAAATACAAGCTTGAGCCTAATGATATTTTGTTTGCTAGAACAGGTGCAACAGTTGGGAAATCATTTTTAGTTGAGGAAGTGCAGAATTCAATTTTCGCTTCGTACTTGATTAGAATAAAACCGAAAGAAAACATTTACCCCAAATTCCTTTATCTATTTTTTCAATCAGAAAATTATTGGCAACAAATTAGAGGACATGAAGTTGGTGCAGCGCAACCAAATGTGAACGGTCAAAAACTAGGACTTATTAAAATTCCTTTACCTAAAATGGAAATTCAAAAAGTAATCGTCTCAAAACTTGATGAGATTTTCCTGAAAATTGACAAATCTATTTTACTTCTTGAAGAAAATTTGAAACATTCAAAGGCATTGCTTTTAAGTATTTTAGATGAAGAGTTTGGTAAATTAGATTGTAAACAAGTAGAAATTGGACAAATTTTAGAAAAAACCATTAACCTGAATCCAATAACTGAATTTAAAGAGAAAGAATTCACTTATATTGATATTACATCTATCAATAACGTACAATATTCAATAGATAATCCTAAAATTCTTAAAGGTAAAGACGCACCAAGTAGAGCAAAAAAAGTAGTGAAACAAGGTGATATCGTTTTTGCTACAACTCGACCAAATTTAAAAAATATTGCTATAGTAAAAGAGGATTACATTAATCCGATAGCTTCTACTGGTTTTTGCGTTTTAAGACCATTAGAAACTAAGTTGAATAATGAATACCTGTTCTATTTTTTAACCTCACAAAAAGTACAAGAATTAATTACTCCATTTATTAAAGGAGCACAATACCCTGCAATTTCAGACAAAGATTTGTTATCAATAAAAATTCCTTTGCCCAATTCTATAAGTGAACAGAAAAAAGTAGTTTCAACAATAAAATTAATAACGGATACAACTAACAATTTTATTAATGAAATTCAAATCAAACTAGACAATATGAAAGCGCTGAAAAGTAGTTTACTAGATCAAGCATTTAAAGGGGAATTGTAA
- a CDS encoding DUF2326 domain-containing protein, translating into MFLKRLIIENKAGVIRDIPFKKGINLIVDETPETLTQQTTGNNVGKTTVLRLVDYCLGSKGESIYKDTEFSQQPNTTIENFLTDTEVLVTIELVEDLDDENSEHITIQRNFLKRGKKVQKINGEDFTDDKKFDAELKRLVFNTDVEKPTFRQIISKNIRIDKDRMDKIVRVLGSFVGNEVYEALYLFWLGIKTDKAEEKRNLTEDRKSENRFRRRLKKEGELSLIEQKLAFHNDKIKELDEQKANFNLNEQYDEDIEKLNQVKYALNRTATEISQLEVRRDLIIESKDDLEQEYANINTSQIRSLYDKANALIPDIQVTFEETLKFHNELISEKLDYITKELPDLDIKLKKLRADLAKLRDQEFNLTTIIQKSGVIEDLEKIVTELNKQFERKGNLEEQKRLWEVSNEKMDRIERELGLINEDITSNDDLITSRVTQFNKYFTKMSEILYDENYIITPRKKDVGYDLIVTNIEGNPSTGKKKGQIAAFDFAYIQFADNLDIRCLHFILHDQLENIHDNQLNTLVEVANSLNGQYIVPILRDKIPSNIDISQYEVLSLSQSDKLFRL; encoded by the coding sequence CTATTGTTTAGGTTCAAAAGGTGAAAGTATATATAAGGATACCGAATTTTCTCAACAGCCAAATACAACTATTGAAAACTTCTTAACTGATACTGAAGTTTTGGTTACTATAGAATTAGTAGAAGATCTCGATGACGAAAACAGCGAACACATTACCATTCAGCGTAATTTTTTGAAGCGAGGTAAAAAAGTCCAAAAAATTAATGGAGAGGATTTTACCGACGATAAAAAATTTGATGCAGAATTGAAACGATTGGTTTTTAATACAGATGTAGAGAAACCAACTTTTAGACAAATAATCTCTAAAAACATACGAATAGACAAAGACCGAATGGATAAAATCGTTCGTGTACTAGGTTCTTTCGTAGGTAATGAAGTTTACGAAGCATTGTACTTATTCTGGCTTGGTATAAAAACAGACAAAGCAGAGGAGAAGCGCAATCTTACTGAGGATAGGAAAAGTGAGAACAGGTTTCGTAGGAGATTAAAAAAAGAAGGAGAACTTTCATTAATTGAACAAAAATTAGCTTTCCATAACGATAAAATAAAAGAGCTCGACGAACAGAAAGCGAATTTCAATCTCAATGAGCAATATGATGAGGATATTGAAAAACTTAATCAAGTAAAATATGCGCTGAATCGTACGGCTACTGAAATTAGTCAATTGGAAGTAAGAAGGGATTTAATTATTGAAAGTAAAGACGATTTAGAGCAGGAATATGCTAATATCAACACAAGCCAAATAAGAAGTTTGTATGATAAAGCAAATGCGTTAATTCCTGATATTCAAGTCACTTTTGAAGAGACATTGAAATTTCACAATGAGCTTATTTCTGAAAAGTTAGACTATATTACAAAAGAACTACCTGATTTAGATATAAAACTGAAAAAATTAAGAGCTGATTTAGCAAAATTACGTGATCAGGAATTTAACTTGACTACTATAATTCAAAAATCAGGAGTAATTGAAGATCTAGAAAAAATCGTCACAGAATTAAACAAACAGTTTGAGCGTAAAGGTAATTTAGAAGAGCAAAAACGACTTTGGGAAGTTTCTAACGAAAAAATGGACAGAATTGAGCGTGAATTGGGTCTTATCAATGAGGACATTACTTCTAATGACGATTTAATAACAAGTAGAGTTACTCAATTTAATAAGTATTTCACAAAAATGTCTGAGATACTTTACGATGAGAACTACATAATTACTCCCAGAAAAAAGGACGTAGGATACGATTTGATTGTAACTAATATCGAAGGAAATCCAAGTACGGGTAAGAAAAAAGGGCAAATAGCTGCTTTTGATTTTGCCTATATCCAATTTGCTGATAATTTAGATATAAGATGCCTTCATTTTATTTTACATGATCAATTAGAGAATATTCACGATAATCAATTGAACACATTAGTCGAGGTTGCTAATAGTCTAAATGGTCAATATATTGTTCCTATTCTAAGGGATAAAATACCGAGTAATATTGACATCAGCCAATACGAAGTGTTGTCTTTATCACAATCCGATAAACTATTCCGTTTATAA